The Thermodesulfatator atlanticus DSM 21156 genome segment CGCGCCCTCTTAACTGATAAATCTCAGCAAGGCCCATGCGATCCGCTCGGTTAATAATGATAGTGTTTGCAGACGGGATATCGATGCCAGATTCTACGATAGTGGTGCATACCAGGACGTCGATTTCGTGACGCACAAACTTGACCATGATTTCTTCAAGCTTTTGAGGTGGGGTGCGGCCATGGGCCACTTCAATGCGTGCTTGAGGCACAAGGCGTCTTAGCCAATCTGCCAGGGCGTAGATTCCTTTTATTCTGTTGTGCACAAAAAATACCTGGCCGCCCCGGGCAAGCTCACGTTCAATGGCTTCTTTGATGACCTCATCGTCAAAGCGTGCCAGGTAAGTTTTCACCGGCAAGCGTTCTTCAGGGGGCGTGGTGATAACGGATAAGTCTCTTATGCCGAGGAGAGAAAGCTGTAAGGTGCGCGGTATAGGGGTGGCTGAAAGTGCCAGTACATCCACGTTTTGGCGTAGTTGCTTTAATTTTTCTTTGTGTTTAACCCCAAAGCGATGTTCTTCATCAATTATCAAAAGCCCCAGGTCTTTGAAGGAAACATCATTTGAAAGAAGCCGATGGGTCCCTATGATTATGTCTATCTCGCCTTGGGCGAGTTTTTTAAGAATTTCTTTTTGTTCTTTAGGAGTTTTAAAGCGTGAAATAACAGCCACTTTGACGCCTAAAGGGCTGAAACGTTCCGAAAAAGTGCGGAAATGCTGCTCAGCAAGCACAGTAGTTGGTACAAGAATAGCCACTTGCTTTTTATTTTCCACGGCAAGGGCCGCAGCACGCAGTGCCACTTCGGTTTTGCCGTAGCCCACGTCGCCACAAATAAGCCTGTCCATAGGCGCAGGCTTTTGCATATCAGCTAGTGTTTCTTCAATGGCAAGGGCCTGCTCGGGTGTTTCTTCAAAAGGAAAGCTAGCCTCAAGCTGGCGCAAAAGGGGCCCCGGCTCAAAGGCAAAACCCTGGCTTACTTTCCTTGCAGCATAAAGGGACAGAAGTTCCTGGGCTACTTCTTCGATGGCTTTTTGGACTTTGCGTTTACGGGTCTCAAAGCTTTTACCACCAAGGCGATCAAGGGCTGGCTCTTTCCCTTCAATGCCAACATACTTGTGCAGAAGGTTGAGTTTATCTACCGGGAGATAAAGCTTGTCCCCGCCTTTGTATTCGATGAGGAGAAACTCACCAGGAAGCCCTCCGAGTTCAAGGGATACCAGGCCCTGGTAGCGGCCTATGCCATGTTCCCGGTGCACAACGTAGTCTCCGGGTTTCAGGTCCTCAAAACGAAGCAGGGTGTCTTTTAGCGAAGCGCGCTTTTTGAGGAAAAGAGGTTTGCGCACCCCGAAAAGCTCGTGTTCTGGTAGAAAACAAAGGGAAAGTTCAGGCCAACTAAAACCCCGGGCCAAATTTCCCGTATAGAGAGCAAGCTCAAAAGGGGTTTTTAGATCCTCGAAGGGTGGTTTTTTGAGGGGGATGTCGTTAGCATGAAGCTCGCGGCTAACAAGCGTTCTTATCTTTTCTGCGGCTTTTTCGTTTGTGCTTAAAATAACCACCCGTTCCTGATGAAGGCGGTCTTTAAGGTATGAAAGACCTATTTCAATAGCTTTGCGGGGTTCTCTTTTTAAGGTCCTTACGTGTTCTTCGTGGTCTTGTACGTCAAAAGATATATCAGCGTCTGTTAACGGAAGCCTTGAGATGGTAAGCCTTTTCGGGTGGCTGGTGAGCCTTTGGGTAATCTCTTCTTTGGCTAAAAAGCTCTCAAAGGGCTCTACCAGGATGCGTTTGCCGTCGCGGGCCTTGCGCCAGGAAAGCAAAAGCTTTTCCTCAAGGATGCTTAGGTGTTCTATTAATTTTCCCGGTTCAAAGACAATGACAAGGTCGTCTTTTTTCAAATAATCAAAAATGCTTGCTGGTTTTTCATAGGCCAGGGGAAGCCAGAATTCTTCTGGGTCAAGTAAAAGGCCTGTTTCAAGGGTGCGTAAATAGGCACTTTCTTTGTCAGGTGCAAGGGCATAGTTTTTAAGGCGGGTAAAAAGGCGCTCTTCAAGCCCCTGCCGGTCGGCTTCAAAAAGAATTTCGCGCACCGGAAGAATTACAGCTTCTTCGGTGGTTTTTAAAGAACGCTGGGTCTCAGGGTTAAAGAACTTGATGCTTTCTAACTCTTCTCCGAAAAAATCAAGCCGAATGGGATAAGGGTACCCCGGGGTAAAGATGTCTATAACGCTTCCACGCACGGTAAATTCGCCAAGTTTTTGTACCAGTCCGGTTTTTTCGTACCCCAGGTTTATGAGTTGTCTTATCAGTTTTTCCCGTGGGATTTCCTCGCCACAGAGAATGTATTCGTAAGATTCCTTTAGCACCTGAGGGGGGATGGTGCGTCGGACAAGGCCCTTTGCCGAGACAACTAAAAAGCCTTCTTTTTTTTCCAGAAAATGATAAAGGGCGGCTATCCTTTCGCCGCTGACTCCAGGGCCTTGATAAATACTTGAAAAAGGCGGGGTATCTCCTCCGAGGAAATGAAAAGTTTTTGGGCCGCCAAAGAACTCAACGGCCTGCTTTATACGTTCAACCTGTTCTTCTTTGGGGAGAACAATAAGACCGCGCGGGGCTTTGGTAAGGTTTAGTAAAAGGGCTAAGGCCTCTACGGTTAGGCCGCCAATTTTTAAAAGCCCTTCTTTTCTTTCTAAAAAAGCATTTATTTCAGCAAACTTATTTCCTGTTAAAGGCATAGAAAAGCTATAGAATCGAAATTTGCACTAACTAATAATGCAAAAAGAAACGGATGGATAGGGCTTTACGAGAAAAGCCCAAAAAGGCGGGAGCCCCCGCCTTTTTAGGCTGCTTGGGCGGCAATTTCTTCTTTGGGGTAAACGCTTACGACTTTGCGGCCGTGACGGGTTTCGAACTTAACAATGCCGTCAATTTTGGCAAAGATGGTATAGTCTTTGCCAAGGCCAACGTTAAACCCGGGGTGAATTTTGGTCCCCCTCTGGCGGACGATGATGTTGCCAGCTTTTACAAACTGGCCGCCATAACGCTTAACCCCTAAGCGTTTGCTTTCAGAGTCGCGCCCGTTTCTTGATGAACCACCAGCTTTTTTATGAGCCATAACGAACCTCCGTTAGGCTTGGATTTCTTTTATTTGGATTTCAGTGTAATACTGACGATGCCCACGCTTTTTCTTATAATTCTTACGCCTTTTCTTTTTAAAGACGATGATCTTTTTGCTGCGCCCTTGTTCTAAAATAGTGGCTACAACCTTGGCGCCTTCTACCGTGGGCTGGCCAACTTTGAGGTTATCGCCCTCTGCCACCAAAAGCACATCAGTGATTTCTATTTCTTGGCCAGGATCCCCAGGGAGTTTTTCTACCCTAAGGGTGTCTCCTGGTTTGACTTTGTATTGTTTGCCTCCGGTTTTAATTACCGCGTACACCTTTTCACCTCCAGCAACAGGATGACCTGGGCAAAATAGCATCAAAAGCGTATCTGTCAAGCGGAAAAAATTTTAACAGCAAATTCGCTTTTCGCCAAATTATGAAAATTTGTCAGGCGAGGCCAGGGCTGAGAGCAATTCTTTCATGGAGAAAGGTTTAAAAAGTACGGCCTTAGCCCCAGCCCTTTTTAAGGTTTCTTCTATTTCTTTATTACGTAAGCCTGTGATGATGATGACTTTAGCCGCAGGGTTGATTTCTTTAATCCTGGTAAGGACTTCAAGGCCAGTTATGCCGCGTAGATTATAATCTACGACTACGGCTCTAAAGGGTTCTCCTTGCAAAAAAGTCTTTTCGTAAAGGGTAAGCGCTTGTTCAGGGTCTTTTTTAGGCTCTGCCACGTAGCCAATAGTTTTAAGCATTTCTTTTAAAACTTCGAGTATGTCTTGGTCGTCATCAATGATGAGAATCTTTTTGGGTTCTTCTACGTAAACGCAGAGTTCAAAATCTTGCTCAAGATCAATAGGCTCTTCAATTACGCAATCTTTTCCCGGCTTAGCAGGCAAATAGATAGTAAAAGTAGTTCCTGCCCCGGGGGTGCTTTCAACTTCTATCTTGCCGTTATGGTTTTCCACGATGGACTTTACCACCGCAAGGCCAAAGCCCCTTGCTTTGCCTTTTGAAGAATATCTTGGTTCAAAAATGAGAGGCAAATCTTTTTCTGGGATGCCATGTCCTGAGTCCATCAAAGTAAACTTTACGTAAGGTCCTGGGGAAAGCCCTTCTTTTTCTTCAGAGATAAAGATGTTTTCCGCTTCGATAATAAGTTGTCCCCCGAAGGGCATGGCTTCTTTGGCGTTTTTTATCAAGTTCAAAAATATTTGTGTGAATTGAATCTGGTCGATACTTAAGCGCCATATATCTTTGGGGATATTCAAAATCCATTTTATGCCGGAGTGATTAAGTATCATTTCAAGTATTTCGTGTAAGACTTCGCATGCCTTGTATTTACGGTGGGGTTCTCCTGACAATAGAGCTTCTGAGAATTCTTTGGCCCGTATCAACGCCCGGGAAGCCTTTTTAAGGTATTTGTCTTTTTCCTTTAGGCTTTTTGCCTGTTTGGCAAGAGCGAGGTTCCCTTCCACCGCAAAAAGAAAATTGGCAAAGTCATGGGCCAGGCCTTTAGTCAAAATATCAAGGGCATTCCTTTTTTCCTTCAAGAAAATGGAAATGTTACCGGGATTTTTTTCTTGAAAAGAGACAATACCGCCTTTTATGTTCCCCTCTTCCCCACCTAAAGGCTGGTAGATCACTTTGTAAAGATTATCATTTATCTGGGTTTCAAAACAAAAGCTTTTTTCAGGGCTCCAGGAGACAGGGAATCCCGGAAGGTGATTTATAGCAGCAGGCCTAAAGCCAAGAAGCTTTTCTAGTTGTTTACTACTAAAAATTATTTCTCCTCGCGAGTTACAAAAAAGCACAGGGTAAGGAAGCTCTTGAAAAAGATAGCTACAAAAGCTATTTATCTGGTTTACGCCTGGTTCAGCCCCTCCTGACATAATTCCCCTCCCAGGTAAATCGGAAAAACTTTTGAAACCCTTAACTTTTTGACCAATCGTCACCGCAAAGCAAGCAGAGGCTTGCTCTGCCGATCTCAGGGGATTTGCTGCCCTTAAGATCTCTTAACGATATTCCGAATCCTTTACACCTTAAAGTTCGGCACTTTCGTATCATGGCTTTATGCATATCCAAAAACTAGGTTTTGATAAAGAAAAAAGTTTAGTTTTTTGAGTCTTTTCCGAAAAAAAAGAAAGAAAACTTTTAAGCGGGAGGGACCATGAAACGCTTTTTTGCCGTAAAGTTTTTTGTGCCAGGCTGTGTATTTTTAGTTTTTTCGTTGTTTTTAATCTTAGGCGTTGCAATTTTTTATTCTCTTCATTCTGAGGAAAACCTTAGACACTACATCGATATCGGTGGCAAGCTCCGCATGCTTTCCCAAAAAATAGGCAAAGAAAGCTTCATTTATGCCCAAACAGGGGATCCCAAATATCAAGAGGAGTTAAAAAAGACCCTGGCCGATTATGAAGCCATTTTGCAGGAGCTTAAGCCCTTTTGCAAAGAAAGTTCTCAGGAAATTTGGCAGGAGTATCAAAAGCTTGCTGCTTTATGGAAACCCTTTCACGGAAAGGCCCTATATGTGGCAGAGCATAGCCCTCAAGAAAAAGATTTTTCTCAAGCGCTTGCTTTCATTTCCCATAATAATCTCGCTTTGTTAAACCAGGCTAATGCTCTCACTAAAAAGCTTGAAGAATACGGCTTACAAGAAGACAAAATATTCAAAGAATTTTTGCTAGCCCTTTTGGCATGTGGCTTGGTTGTTTTTGTGCTGGCTATATTTAGCACCCGGAAGTTTTTAATTAAGCCTCTTGAGGAAATTACCACGGCCCTTGAAGAAGTTCAGCGGGGAAACTTCGAAAAATCAATTTCTCAAAAGGGTCTTCTTGCAGAGTTAGAAAAAATTGCTTCCACGGTAAATGCCCTTATTGCCTACATCTCCAGCCAGTTTTTTACCTTGTCTGGCCAGAATAGAATCCTTGCTGAGGCGGCAAATTTCGTGGAAGAATCCGGCGAGGAGATAAGGCATCACGGCTTTGACACCGAACGCATGGCCCAGGAATTAAAAAAGGCCTCGCTTACCGCCCAAGAAGATATCGCCACCATTGCTAACGCCATGACAGACCTTAACACCGCAGCCCAGGAAATTGCCCAGAGCATTCAGGAAACCGCAACTAAAGCAGGGCAGGCCAACGAACATGTCCACTTTGCCAAAGAGACCATTCAGACCCTTGCTCAGAACTCCCGCGAAATCGAAGAAGTTACCAAACTCATTAACGATATCGCCGAACAGACCAATCTCCTGGCCTTGAACGCTACCATTGAAGCCGCCCGTGCTGGCGAGGCAGGAAAAGGTTTTGCTGTGGTGGCTGGCGAGATAAAAGAACTTTCCCGCCAGACCGCAGAATCCACCGAAAAAATTAGCCGTATTATCGCAAATATTAGGACCAATATGGATAAGGCGGTAGAAGGTGTGGAATCAATCGCTGAAATCGTTGCCGGAGTAAGTGATCTGGCAAATACCATTGCCAGTGCCAGCGAAGAGCAAACAGTGACCATCGCAGACCTTAACAACAATATCCACCGGGCTGTTGATACGGTAGAACAGGTCAATCATCATGCAGAACGGCTCCTTGAACATGCAGAGAGTTTTAACCAGATCAAGGAAAACTTAGACGTGATTGATCACTGTGTGGGTGGAATTGTCGATGAAGGCTCCATGTTACTTTCCCTGGTAAAGGCCAATCCGGAGCTAGAAGAGGAGCTTTTACCTTACCTGCCGATAGAGACAGCGCTAAAGGTTATCTTATTTGCACACCTTCGCTGGCGCGAAGGGGTCCTTAAAGCCCTTCTTGAAGCAAGCCCACCAGAAGTAGAAATAGATCCTAGCCGTTGCATATTGGGCAAGTTTTTAGCTAATTATCAAGCCCAGGATGCCGAAGAAGAAAAACTGATAAAAGAATTGCTCCCTGTACACGATAAGCTTCACCGCAGCGCCGAAGGCTTGCAGAGGATTGCCGCCGAAGGAAAAGGTCGCCAGGCAATGGTGAAATATTATCATTCCCATATCAAGCCAGTCTTTGAAAGAATGCTTCAACTTTTTGGGCGCTGGTTGGCCCTTAAAGGTTCAAGTATGGGAGACGTCTCCCTCACAGAAAAAGAACTTATAAAATGGGGTCCTGCTTTTGAAATAGGGATCAAAGCAATTGACGAACAGCATAAAAAGCTGGTCGCTATGGTAAATGAGCTTTATAAGGGGCTTTCTCAAGGGGTGCCTGAGCAAAGTCTGAAAAAAGTCCTTTCTGAGCTCATAGACTATACCGCCTATCACTTTAAGACCGAAGAAGAACTCTTCGACAAGTACGGCTATCCTGAAGCAGATGTACACAAACAGATTCACGAAAAGCTGGTAGATAAAGTCGTGGCCTATCATAAACGCATAGAAGCTGGAGAGGCCAACATAGCATACGATTTGTTAGCCTTTCTCAAGGACTGGCTTGCTAACCATATTTGTATCACTGACAAGAAATACGGCCCATTTTTCAAAGAAAAAGGTCTCAACTAAGAAGGAGGGGCAACAGGGGGCGGGATCCCCGCCCCTGTTGCCTCTCTCTATACTGCCATCCTGACATGCGAAAATACTATCATAGTTAAAGGTATGGATACACTACTGTAGGTTGTTTTCAGTGCAAATTGGCTTTAACTTTAAGTAAAATCTTAAAGGAGAGCATTTATGGCCCTTGAAGCTAGAAGTCAAGAATCCAAGTTTACTGTAGAGATTCCCTTGAGGCTCCTCCGGGACAGAAAAGTCAAAAACTTTTTAGCCTATCTTGAAGTTCTTGAAATCCTGGAAAAAGTTCAACCCGATGAGAAAGGACTTTTACATTTGTTGGAAGAAATACGAGAAGAAAGACGCAAAGAAATTCAGAAAGAGTTTAAATGCGCGTAGTCATAGATACGAACTTGATTTTTTCTCTACTGTTGAGGAAGAACAAAAAATTGCTAGGCATTCTTTTTTCGGACGAAGTGGCCCTTTATGCTCCTCCCCATTTGTTTTTGGAGTTATTCAAACACAAGGACAGGCTTTTAAAGTTTACCAACCTTAAGGAAAACGAACTGCTGGAGCTGTTATTGGCCATTTTTGAACGCATTGAAGTGATTTCTTATAGGCGGATTCCGAAAGACTACCGAGCGAAGTGGTTCAAAAAGTTAGAAAAGTGCGATCCAGCGGATTTCCCGTTCGTATTGACTGCTATTGTGGTAGAAGGAAAGTTGTGGACAGGTGATTTTAAACTTAAAAATTGCTTGGAGGAAAATGGTATTGACGTAGCGATCACTACCGAAGAATTGATTGAAAATTTGAAATGTTATGATGAGCTCGAAAATGTCCGTAGAGAAAACTTCTAAAAAGTTGGCCATAAAAACGGAAGATCTTCTACAGATAAACACGTTATAACAGAAATCGACAAGGGGGCTTGTTTATGAAAACCATCGATTGCCGCGGGCTTCCTTGCCCACAGCCGGTCATCAACACCAAAAATGCCTTAGATGAAATTGGCCCAGGAGACAAAATTCTTGTCCTGGTTGATAACGAAGCCGCTGTAAAAAACGTAAGTCGTTTTGCCGAAGCCCAGGGGCATACCTGTAGTATTACCGAAAAAGAAGGCTTTTGGGAGCTAGAGATCACCAAAGGCGAAGGCCCGCAGAAGGAAGTTGCTATCTCCTGTGGCACAGGAGAGGCCCCGGTGTGCGTAGTGCTTGATGCCAAGGTGATGGGAAGAGGAGAAGAGGCCCTTGGCCAGGTGCTTATGCGGGCTTTCTTAAAGACACTTAAAGAAGCTACAGTAAAGCCTCAGACCATCATCTGCTACAATTCTGGGGTGTTTTTAGCCCTTGAAGACTCTGAAGTGCTAGCCGATTTAAAGGCCCTTGAAGAACTTGGCATTGAAATCCTTGTTTGCGGCACCTGCCTTGATTTTTACGGGGTAAAAGAGAGGCTTGCCGTAGGAAAAGTCTCCAATATGTTTGATATTGTTGAAAAACTTATGTCTTCGCGGGTGGTTAAACCGTGATTTATCTGGATCAGGCGGCAACATCCTTTCCCAAGCCCACAGAAGTAATTGAAGCAGTCTGCGAGACCTTGCGCAACGTGCCTGGTAGTCCTGGGCGCTCGGCTCACAAGGGAGCCGTTGCTGCAAGCAGGATTGTTTTTGAGGCCCGGGAGAAGACGGCTGCGTTCCTTGGAGCACAGGATTCCACCCAGATAATTTTTACCTCAGGAGCCACGGAAGCCATAAACCTGGTACTTATGGGGCTTTTAAAAGAAGGCGACCGGGTGCTTGCCACCAGCATGGAGCACAATGCCGTGGCAAGGCCCCTTGAGTTTTTGCGCAAGGCCAAAAAAATCGAAATTGCCTATGTGCCGTGTGATAAGGAAGGTTTCCTTGATCTTGACGCTTTTGAAAAACTTTGTCTTGAAAAAAGGCCAAGGCTTATTTGTGTAAATTTCGTTTCAAATGTGTGCGGAGCCATCCAGCCCCTTGCCGAAATTGTGTCCCTTAAAGAAGACAGTTTGCTGCTAGTTGATGCCGCTCAAGCAATAGGCCATCTGCCTATTGATGTATCGCATACGGCCATAGATTTTCTCGCGTTTTCAGCACACAAAGGTCTTATGGGGCCACCTGGAGTGGGAGTGTTATACCTTGCGCCTGGTATGGAAAAGGAGCTTAGCCCGGTAAAACTCGGGGGCACAGGGAGTCGCTCAGAGTCTTTAATGCAGCCGGAATTTTTGCCAGACCGCTTTGAGCCGGGGACCCCTAATCTTTGCGGCATTGCAGGTCTTTCCGCAGCAATAGACTTTATCGAAAAAACAGGTATTTCGCGCATCCATCGTCATGAAACAGCCCTTGCTGATATTTTCCTCGAAAAGATCAGAAACCATCCCAATATCGAAATATACGGCCCAAAAGAACGCGTAAAGGCCACGGCCATTGTTTCGGTAAACGTAAAAGACAAGTCGCCCTCAGGGGTGGCCCGCATTCTTGATCAGGAATTTGATATAGCGGTGCGTCCAGGGCTACACTGCGCACCCCTTGCTCACCAAACCCTTGGCACCATGCCTCAGGGCACGGTGCGTTTTTCCTTTGGTTATTTTAACCGGGTTCATGATGCCGAACGCGCGGCAGAGGCCTTGCTCAAGATTGCCGGATGAAGATTATTTTGCTCTTTCCGTCTATTCACTACGTACTTAAGGCTGAAAAATTTGCTAAGCAGGCCGGAATGCCTGTTGAGCTCATTCCCGTTCCCAAAGAGATAAGCAGCGATTGTGGTATGGCCCTTGAAGTTGAAGCCGAAGAACTTAATAGTTTAATTGCATTTTTAACGGAAAGGGGCCTTAAGCCTACCTCGCTTGTGCGCCGAAAAGAACAAGGTTTTGAAATCCTTGAAGACTGGACTCTTTCCTAGATGGGTTATATCTTGAAAATACTATGGAAAAGACAGTTTGTACCAACAAAAAAGCACGGCATTTGTACGAAATTGAAGAAACCCTTGAGGCCGGGATCTCGCTTCTAGGGCCAGAGGTGAAGTCTTTACGCTTGGGGCGGGCCAATCTGGCCGATAGTTTTGCGCGTATTCGGGACGGCGAGGTATATCTTTACAACGTGCACATTAGTCCTTATCCTTTTAGTCGAGAAGCGCAACTGCTTGACCCAACGCGGACGCGCAAGCTCCTTCTCAAAAAGCAGGAGATAAAACGCCTCCTTGGCAAGGTGCAGCAGAAAGGTTATACTTTAATTCCTCTGCGCATCTACTTCCGGGATGGAAAGGCAAAAGTAGAGCTTGCCCTTGCCAAAGGTAAGAAAGTTTATGACAGGCGGGAGACGATCCGCCGTCGGGACGTTGAGCGTGAGTTAAGGCGCCGGTACAAGGGGCGCATAAAATAAAGCTTGCTCTTTTAAAATTGGGGCTTAGCCCCGCATCTTCGTCGGTTTTCCTCTCCTTGAGGGGGCGAAATGGGTTCGACGGAGGTGCGTAGGGCTGAACAGCGTGCCGAGGTGCCCACCGCCTCGTAAAAAAGGTGGGGAAAACACAAGTGCCGACGAATACAGCTACGCAATGGCTGCTTAATAGAAAAGCAGCCCGTCCTAGATCCGTCCTCTGCCCGCGGGGGATCTAGGGCGCCAGGTAGCGGGCTGGCTTAGAGGGCGCGCCTGCCGCTCTCTAAGCGAGATTTTTGCAGGCTAGGCTGGAGGAGGCCAGCCTGGGGAGTCTCCCCAGCCGAAAGTCGCTGCCCAGGCTACGCACGTAGAAGTTCAGTCTGAAACACCTCCGGACGCGGGTTCGATTCCCGCCGCCTCCACCAATTTTTGACGATTTCTTGCGGCTTATGAGCGTCAAGATCAGCACGGGCTGGCCCTGAAATCGTTAAGAGTCGCGATTTCCTGTCTAGACCCAATTGTAGTAAGCTAAATTTTAGGGATATTAGTCGTGATTTTTCTCAATTATTGATAGTTTTTTCTGGGGATAGTATTTTTAAGGTTATGTACGTGAGCTTGAGGATCCATCGGAAAGAAAAAGAAGTCATAGAGTTTCTTCGGAGCCTGCGAAAAGTCCTTGGGGAGGATGTTTTCGATTTCGAGATTGAGGAGTGGGACTTTTGGTCGGAAAGCGAATTAAACTCTCTGGGAAAGCTGGCGCACCATCCGGAAAGCTTTGCTTTTGATGACGAAGAAGAGGACTACTCTAAGTGGTAGGAGAGATTTATTTAGCTCAAGTTCCTTTTACGGACCTTTCGGCTTCTAAATAAGACCTATTCTGGTTTTTGCGGATGAAGGCCAGGATGTAATCTTCCTTCCTTTAACCACCAATTCTCCTTCATTGGATCTTGAAGAAGGTGGTCTTAAGAAAGATTCTGTAATCGTAGTCCACAAAGTATGTCTACTTCACAAAAGCCTCCTCCTTAAAAAGCTTGCAAAGCTAAAAGAAGCGGCTTTTAAACAAGTGAAAAACTCCCTGTGTCGGAACCTTTCCTGTCTTTCTGGCGCTCAGGCCAGCTAACAAGTGACGATTTCTTTTGTCGGTACTTGAAGGATCCTCCATCTTGGCTGAGTGAGAAAAGACCCTGGCAGGGTTCTTGGTCATGAGGTGGCCCTATCTGCGGGTATTCCGAACCGCAAAAATGTCCCATTTAGGCTCCTATACTGACCTGAAAGTCCGTTAAAACTATCTCAGAAAATTTGCTTTAGGCTTTTTGTTTCATAACAAAAATAAGTTAAAATTGTCTCCAAATAATAACTATTAGGCCATTTCATATATTTTTTCTTTTCAAATCTTTCTTTTCTTTCATTTATCGTTTTTATGCTCCCTTCTTATAAAAATATACAAAAAAATTGAACTAAAACATTTTACAAAATGAAAATTTTGGTTTTAATAAATACCTCTCAAAATATATATTCGGGAGGTGTCTAATGGGATTTAAGAAGATGCTAGTTGCGGTGGACGGATATGAGCCGTCCATGGGGGCCTTTAAAAAGGCCATCGAGCTCGCCAAAGATTACCAATCCCAGGTGGTCGTCCTTCAGGTAGAGGAGGAAGTGCCTTTGCTTCCCACCGAAAAAATGATGGAAGCCGTAGAAAAACCCATTACTGAAGAGCCTTTAGAGCTTGCCAAGGCGTATGCTGATTTAATGGGCGTTTCGGTAAAAATCGTAAAAAAAGTCGGCCCGGTAGCAGGTGCAATTCTTGCCACCGCCAAAGAAGAAAACGTGGACTTAATCCTCCTGGGAGATTCCGGGCGCAAAGGTTTTCAGAAATTATATTTTGGTAGCGTAGCCCAGGCGGTCACTGAAAATGCTGACCGGCCGGTCTTGGTGATCAAAAAGGGATGGGTTGACGTATCAGACCTGGTAGAACTTGCAGCCCGCATTGTTGAAAAACCGGAAGCCATAGAAATTCCGGTTTATGATCCCCGCGCGGTTAGAGAAAACTTTATTTTTTCCGGTACTTTATTTTTTGTTCTTACCTGCCTCTACTTTTTTGCCGCGATTATTACTTCAAAGCCCTTTAAAGACATAGCAGCGCTAGAAATAGCAGGCCTCCCA includes the following:
- the mfd gene encoding transcription-repair coupling factor codes for the protein MPLTGNKFAEINAFLERKEGLLKIGGLTVEALALLLNLTKAPRGLIVLPKEEQVERIKQAVEFFGGPKTFHFLGGDTPPFSSIYQGPGVSGERIAALYHFLEKKEGFLVVSAKGLVRRTIPPQVLKESYEYILCGEEIPREKLIRQLINLGYEKTGLVQKLGEFTVRGSVIDIFTPGYPYPIRLDFFGEELESIKFFNPETQRSLKTTEEAVILPVREILFEADRQGLEERLFTRLKNYALAPDKESAYLRTLETGLLLDPEEFWLPLAYEKPASIFDYLKKDDLVIVFEPGKLIEHLSILEEKLLLSWRKARDGKRILVEPFESFLAKEEITQRLTSHPKRLTISRLPLTDADISFDVQDHEEHVRTLKREPRKAIEIGLSYLKDRLHQERVVILSTNEKAAEKIRTLVSRELHANDIPLKKPPFEDLKTPFELALYTGNLARGFSWPELSLCFLPEHELFGVRKPLFLKKRASLKDTLLRFEDLKPGDYVVHREHGIGRYQGLVSLELGGLPGEFLLIEYKGGDKLYLPVDKLNLLHKYVGIEGKEPALDRLGGKSFETRKRKVQKAIEEVAQELLSLYAARKVSQGFAFEPGPLLRQLEASFPFEETPEQALAIEETLADMQKPAPMDRLICGDVGYGKTEVALRAAALAVENKKQVAILVPTTVLAEQHFRTFSERFSPLGVKVAVISRFKTPKEQKEILKKLAQGEIDIIIGTHRLLSNDVSFKDLGLLIIDEEHRFGVKHKEKLKQLRQNVDVLALSATPIPRTLQLSLLGIRDLSVITTPPEERLPVKTYLARFDDEVIKEAIERELARGGQVFFVHNRIKGIYALADWLRRLVPQARIEVAHGRTPPQKLEEIMVKFVRHEIDVLVCTTIVESGIDIPSANTIIINRADRMGLAEIYQLRGRVGRRNVQAYAYLLVPSLSGLSEEAERRLKALMQFSELGAGFKLAMSDLQIRGAGNLLGTFQSGHVAAVGYDLYLDILKQTIDEIRGKPLDETIEPDVNLKIPAYFPPGYVPDVEQRLHLYRRLALARDEETVDELAREIEDRFGAFTPEVENLIKLSYLKVLLRPLRVRKLDRRGREIIFFFDPSADVPESALRKEAKKRGLNLRITKDKRVIMALDPQNFLDELLSFLFQFHRSLKMEGEKLS
- the rplU gene encoding 50S ribosomal protein L21; its protein translation is MYAVIKTGGKQYKVKPGDTLRVEKLPGDPGQEIEITDVLLVAEGDNLKVGQPTVEGAKVVATILEQGRSKKIIVFKKKRRKNYKKKRGHRQYYTEIQIKEIQA
- a CDS encoding bacteriohemerythrin — encoded protein: MKRFFAVKFFVPGCVFLVFSLFLILGVAIFYSLHSEENLRHYIDIGGKLRMLSQKIGKESFIYAQTGDPKYQEELKKTLADYEAILQELKPFCKESSQEIWQEYQKLAALWKPFHGKALYVAEHSPQEKDFSQALAFISHNNLALLNQANALTKKLEEYGLQEDKIFKEFLLALLACGLVVFVLAIFSTRKFLIKPLEEITTALEEVQRGNFEKSISQKGLLAELEKIASTVNALIAYISSQFFTLSGQNRILAEAANFVEESGEEIRHHGFDTERMAQELKKASLTAQEDIATIANAMTDLNTAAQEIAQSIQETATKAGQANEHVHFAKETIQTLAQNSREIEEVTKLINDIAEQTNLLALNATIEAARAGEAGKGFAVVAGEIKELSRQTAESTEKISRIIANIRTNMDKAVEGVESIAEIVAGVSDLANTIASASEEQTVTIADLNNNIHRAVDTVEQVNHHAERLLEHAESFNQIKENLDVIDHCVGGIVDEGSMLLSLVKANPELEEELLPYLPIETALKVILFAHLRWREGVLKALLEASPPEVEIDPSRCILGKFLANYQAQDAEEEKLIKELLPVHDKLHRSAEGLQRIAAEGKGRQAMVKYYHSHIKPVFERMLQLFGRWLALKGSSMGDVSLTEKELIKWGPAFEIGIKAIDEQHKKLVAMVNELYKGLSQGVPEQSLKKVLSELIDYTAYHFKTEEELFDKYGYPEADVHKQIHEKLVDKVVAYHKRIEAGEANIAYDLLAFLKDWLANHICITDKKYGPFFKEKGLN
- the rpmA gene encoding 50S ribosomal protein L27, with amino-acid sequence MAHKKAGGSSRNGRDSESKRLGVKRYGGQFVKAGNIIVRQRGTKIHPGFNVGLGKDYTIFAKIDGIVKFETRHGRKVVSVYPKEEIAAQAA
- a CDS encoding ATP-binding protein, giving the protein MSGGAEPGVNQINSFCSYLFQELPYPVLFCNSRGEIIFSSKQLEKLLGFRPAAINHLPGFPVSWSPEKSFCFETQINDNLYKVIYQPLGGEEGNIKGGIVSFQEKNPGNISIFLKEKRNALDILTKGLAHDFANFLFAVEGNLALAKQAKSLKEKDKYLKKASRALIRAKEFSEALLSGEPHRKYKACEVLHEILEMILNHSGIKWILNIPKDIWRLSIDQIQFTQIFLNLIKNAKEAMPFGGQLIIEAENIFISEEKEGLSPGPYVKFTLMDSGHGIPEKDLPLIFEPRYSSKGKARGFGLAVVKSIVENHNGKIEVESTPGAGTTFTIYLPAKPGKDCVIEEPIDLEQDFELCVYVEEPKKILIIDDDQDILEVLKEMLKTIGYVAEPKKDPEQALTLYEKTFLQGEPFRAVVVDYNLRGITGLEVLTRIKEINPAAKVIIITGLRNKEIEETLKRAGAKAVLFKPFSMKELLSALASPDKFS